One segment of Chionomys nivalis chromosome 3, mChiNiv1.1, whole genome shotgun sequence DNA contains the following:
- the LOC130870746 gene encoding 60 kDa heat shock protein, mitochondrial-like yields the protein MLRLPTVLHQMRPVSGALAPHLTRAYAKDVKFGADARALMLQGVDLLADAVAVTMGPKGRTVIIEQSWGSPKVTKDGVTVAKSIDLKDKYKNIGAKLVQDVANNTNEEAGDGTTTATVLARSIAKEGFEKISKGANPVEIRRGVMLAVDAVIAELKKQSKPVTTPEEIAQVATISANGDKDIGNMISDAMKKVGRKGVITVKDGKTLNDELEIIEGMKFDRGYISPYFINTSKCQKCEFQDAYVLLSEKEISSVQSIVPALEIANAHRKPLVIIAEDVDGEALSTLVLNRLKVGLQVVAVKAPGFGDNRKNQLKDMAIATGGAVFGEEGLNLNLEDVQAHDLGKVGEVIVTKDDAMLLKGKGDKAQIEKRIQEITEQLDITTSEYEKEKLNERLAKLSDGVAVLKVGGTSDVEVNEKKDRVTDALNATRAAVEEGIVLGGGCALLRCIPALDSLKPSNEDQKIGIDIIKRALKIPAMTIAKNAGVEGSLIVEKILQSSSEVGYDAMLGEFVNMVEKGIIDPTKVIRTALLDAAGVASLLTTAEAVVTEIPKEEKDPGMGAMGGMGGGMGGGMF from the coding sequence TCGGGCCTATGCCAAAGATGTGAAATTTGGTGCGGATGCTCGAGCCTTAATGCTTCAAGGTGTAGACCTTTTAGCTGACGCTGTAGCTGTTACCATGGGGCCAAAGGGAAGAACGGTGATTATTGAGCAGAGTTGGGGAAGTCCCAAAGTAACGAAAGATGGGGTCACTGTGGCAAAGTCAATTGATTTAAAggacaaatacaaaaatatcggAGCTAAACTTGTTCAAGATGTTGCCAATAACACAAATGAAGAGGCCGGGGATGGCACTACCACAGCTACCGTTCTGGCACGTTCTATTGCCAAGGAGGGCTTTGAGAAGATCAGCAAAGGGGCCAACCCAGTAGAAATCCGGAGAGgtgtgatgttggctgttgatgCTGTAATTGCTGAACTGAAAAAACAATCTAAACCCGTGACAACCCCTGAAGAAATTGCTCAGGTTGCTACAATTTCTGCAAATGGAGACAAAGATATTGGAAACATGATTTCGGATGCGATGaagaaggtgggaaggaagggtGTCATCACAGTGAAGGATGGGAAAACCCTGAATGATGAGTTAGAAATTATTGAAGGCATGAAGTTTGACAGAGGATATATTTCCCCGTATTTTATTAACACATCAAAATGTCAGAAATGTGAATTCCAAGACGCCTATGTTCTTTTGAGTGAAAAGGAGATTTCTAGTGTGCAGTCCATCGTGCCCGCTCTGGAAATCGCCAATGCTCATCGGAAGCCCTTGGTCATCATTGCTGAGGACGTTGATGGAGAAGCTCTAAGCACACTGGTCTTGAACAGGCTGAAAGTGGGTCTTCAGGTTGTGGCGGTCAAAGCGCCAGGGTTTGGGGACAACAGGAAGAACCAGCTTAAAGATATGGCTATTGCTACTGGTGGTGCGGTATTTGGAGAAGAGGGGTTGAATCTAAACCTTGAAGATGTTCAAGCTCACGACTTAGGAAAAGTTGGAGAGGTCATTGTCACTAAGGATGACGCCATGCTTTTGAAAGGAAAAGGTGACAAGGCTCAAATTGAGAAACGCATCCAGGAGATCACTGAGCAGCTCGACATCACCACTAGTGAATACGAAAAGGAGAAGCTGAACGAGCGTCTCGCAAAGCTCTCAGATGGAGTAGCTGTACTGAAGGTTGGAGGAACAAGCGATGTGGAGGTGaatgagaagaaagacagagttaCAGACGCACTCAATGCCACGCGAGCAGCTGTGGAAGAAGGCATCGTGCTAGGCGGGGGCTGCGCTCTGCTCCGCTGCATCCCAGCCTTGGATTCCCTAAAGCCTTCTAATGAGGATCAGAAAATAGGTATAGACATTATTAAAAGAGCACTCAAAATTCCCGCCATGACCATTGCTAAGAACGCGGGTGTTGAAGGGTCTTTGATAGTCGAGAAGATTCTGCAGAGTTCCTCAGAAGTTGGGTATGATGCCATGCTCGGGGAATTTGTGAACATGGTGGAGAAGGGAATCATTGATCCAACAAAGGTCATAAGAACTGCTTTACTGGATGCTGCTGGGGTGGCCTCCTTGCTAACGACAGCAGAAGCTGTAGTGACCGAAATTCCTAAAGAAGAGAAGGACCCTGGAATGGGCGCaatggggggaatgggagggggaatgggaggtggcaTGTTCTAA